A genomic segment from Enoplosus armatus isolate fEnoArm2 chromosome 12, fEnoArm2.hap1, whole genome shotgun sequence encodes:
- the prim2 gene encoding DNA primase large subunit, with product MLFSGRRKKLNSSPQTELYGHALQFYVQPPLENVSLTEFEAFAVDRLKLLKTTENLGVSYVKLSDQYTKKLESESKNLNFPYRLETVSIEYEKRRKDHISHFILRLAYCQTEDLRRWFIQQEVDLFRYRFNDLSSKLKLEFLHRNNLQYDTISVEEKKALLDKLVNSSYAVSGITVEDQDFYKVPFQDALDLVRTRKVYLKAGYVYIPHQDIVTIVLNDFRTRLSKALALTARSLPAVHSDERLQPLLNHLSHAYVGQDYSIQKNVGKISLEQIDSLSGKSFPLCMRQLHQSLRENHHLRHGGRMQYGLFLKGIGLSLEQALQFWRSEFIRGKVDADKFDKAYAYGVRHMFGKEGKRADYTPYSCMKVILSNPPSQGDHHGCPFRHSDPELLKQKLQFYKVSPSGISQILDLVKGMHYQLACQKYFELTHNIEEASFSLNHPNQYFIESQRVLGGGKDIKREMDAPQKSQENSAARGSTAAREAAANASQGLVEMTEELDSFFQDA from the exons ATGCTGTTTTCTGGCAGAAGAAAGAAGTTGAATAGCAGCCCTCAGACGGAGCTCTATGGACATGCTCTGCAGTTTTATGTGCAGCCTCCTCTTGAAAACGTCTCTCTCACTGAATTTGAAGCATTTGCTGTGGACAGACTGAAAT TGTTGAAGACCACTGAGAATTTGGGAGTGAGCTATGTGAAACTGTCAGATCAGTACACAAAGAAACTGGAATCTGAGTCGAAGAACCTGAACTTTCCTTACAGATTAGAGACTGTGAGTAT TGAATacgagaaaagaagaaaggaccACATCTCCCACTTCATTCTCAGACTTGCCTACTGCCAAAC GGAGGACCTGAGACGGTGGTTTATACAACAGGAAGTTGATCTTTTCCGCTACCGCTTCAATGACCTGTCTTCAAAACTAAAGCTTGAATTTCTTCACAGAAATAATCTGCAATATGACACG ATTAGTGTCGAGGAGAAGAAGGCTCTGCTGGATAAACTTGTCAACTCCAGTTACGCCGTCAGTGGAATCACTGTGGAGGACCAGGACTTCTACAAA gttCCATTTCAAGATGCCCTGGATCTAGTGCGAACAAGGAAAGTGTACCTCAAAGCAGGCTACGTGTACATCCCTCACCAGGACATCGTCACCATTGTTCTCAATGATTTCCGCACTAGGCTATCTAAAGCCCTTGCA TTGACAGCCCGCTCATTACCAGCAGTGCATTCTGATGAACGGCTCCAACCGCTCCTTAACCACCTCAG TCATGCCTATGTGGGACAGGATTACAGCATCCAGAAGAATGTTGGGAAAATCTCCTTGGAACAAATTGATTCA CTTTCAGGAAAGTCATTCCCGCTCTGTATGAGGCAGCTGCATCAGTCCCTGAGAGAGAACCACCATCTCCGCCACGGTGGGCGCATGCAGTACGGCCTCTTCCTCAAAGGTATTGGCCTCTCTCTGGAGCAAGCACTGCAGTTCTGGAGGTCGGAGTTCATAAGAGGCAAAGTGGATGCAGACAAG tTTGACAAAGCATATGCCTACGGCGTCCGCCACATGTTTGGCAAAGAAGGCAAGCGAGCAGACTACACCCCCTACAGTTGCATGAAGGTGATTTTATCAAACCCACCCAGCCAAGGCGACCATCATG GATGTCCATTCCGCCACAGTGACCCCGAACTTTTGAAGCAAAAGCTTCAGTTCTACAAGGTGTCTCCCAGTGGAATCAGCCAG atCCTGGATCTGGTTAAAGGAATGCACTATCAGCTGGCATGCCAGAAGTACTTTGAGCTGACACACAAT ATCGAGGAAGCCAGTTTCTCGCTCAATCACCCCAACCAGTACTTTATAGAGAGCCAGAGAGTTTTGGGCGGTGGCAAGGACATAAAACGAGAGATGGACGCTCCTCAGAAGTCGCAGGAAAACTCTGCTGCCAGAGGATCCACTGCAGCTCGAGAGGCGGCAGCAAACGCCTCCCAAGGTCTGGTCGAGATGACGGAGGAACTGGACTCTTTCTTTCAAGATgcctga
- the rab23 gene encoding ras-related protein Rab-23 → MLEEDMEVAIKVVVVGNGAVGKSSMIQRYCKGIFTRDYKKTIGVDFLERQILVNGEEVRLMLWDTAGQEEFDAITKAYYRGAQACVLVFSTTDRESFQAIDSWREKVEAEVGDIPTVLVQNKIDLLEETVIKNEEAEALAKRLKLRFYRASVKEDLNVNEVFKYLAEKYLQRLKQQTAEETEVVHTTSNKIGVFNTTSSNVCNQSSSNGREVITLRPNKQRTKKSKNPFGSCSLL, encoded by the exons ATGTTGGAGGAGGACATGGAAGTGGCCATCAAGGTCGTCGTGGTCGGCAACGGAGCTGTCGGCAAGTCCAGTATGATCCAACGCTACTGCAAAGGCATCTTCACTAGGGACTATAAAAAGACCATCGGAGTGGACTTTCTGGAAAGGCAGATACT TGTGAATGGCGAAGAGGTCCGACTAATGCTGTGGGACACCGCTGGGCAGGAGGAGTTCGACGCCATTACCAAGGCCTACTACCGTG GTGCCCAAGCATGTGTGCTCGTCTTCTCTACTACAGACAGGGAGTCGTTCCAGGCTATTGACAGCTGGAGGGAGAAGGTGGAGGCCGAGGTCGGAGATATTCCCACAGTTCTAGTGCAGAACAAAATTGACCTCCTGGAAgagactgttataaaaaa CGAGGAGGCAGAAGCTTTGGCTAAAAGGCTCAAGCTGAGATTTTATCGAGCTTCAGTAAAAGAGGACCTTAATGTCAACGAGG tttttaagtaCTTAGCTGAGAAGTATCTTCAGCGACTCAAACAACAAACGGCAGAGGAGACCGAGGTGGTCCATACAACAAGCAATAAAATAG GTGTTTTTAATACCACAAGTAGTAATGTCTGCAACCAGAGCTCCAGCAACGGCAGAGAAGTCATCACTCTGCGACCTAACAAACAGAGGACCAAGAAGAGTAAAAATCCATTCGGAAGCTGCAGCCTACTCTAG
- the bag2 gene encoding BAG family molecular chaperone regulator 2, whose amino-acid sequence MAQAKIQAKMNEVPCAKFSRTVSMADRSGRLLESLDQLEMRVETLREAASAMEQERECILEMIQSIQNGQEMRNICAGEREELDLTANRLMGRTLSVEISVGTIRNSQQEDALRKATSIIDEMVKKLLDDMDSGRQRLLALHAACVTEAPPVPIDQKFQAIVISCALEDQKTIKRRLETLLRNVENAEKNIKIMDHQKLEHPNTNGCQ is encoded by the exons ATGGCTCAAGCTAAAATACAGGCGAAAATGAACGAAGTCCCCTGCGCCAAGTTCAGCAGGACTGTGTCCATGGCCGACCGCTCCGGGCGACTCCTGGAAAGTTTGGATCAGCTGGAAATGAG ggtGGAGACGTTACGCGAAGCAGCATCGGCCATGGAGCAGGAAAGGGAGTGCATCCTGGAAATGATTCAGTCCATTCAGAACGGACAAGAAATGCGAAACATCTGTGCTG gggagagagaagagctAGATTTAACTGCAAACCGTCTAATGGGCCGCACGCTGTCTGTGGAGATCTCTGTTGGCACAATCAGAAACTCCCAGCAGGAGGACGCGCTGCGCAAGGCCACGTCCATCATTGATGAAATGGTGAAGAAGTTACTGGACGACATGGACAGCGGCCGGCAGCGGCTGCTGGCCCTGCACGCGGCCTGCGTGACTGAGGCCCCGCCCGTCCCCATCGACCAGAAGTTTCAGGCCATAGTGATCAGCTGTGCTCTGGAGGACCAGAAGACGATCAAGCGGAGGCTGGAGACTTTGTTGAGGAATGTTGAAAATGCTGAGAAGAACATCAAGATTATGGATCACCAAAAACTGGAGCACCCAAACACCAATGGCTGTCAATAA